The segment GGGCACCTGTGCTGCCGATTCGTTGAGCAGCACGACGTCGCTGGAGGAGGGCAGTCGGCCGTCGGAGACCGCGAGTACGGCCCGGTCGACCGCCTCGCGCAGCCGTCGGCCCGATGCCAGGACGGCGGCATCCACGGGATCCGGGATGCCCGGTGTGAGCAGTCCGGCCCGCTGAAGCCAGAGGGTGAGATCACCCGGGTTCCGGAGCGTCTCCCCCGGCGTGGGCCGCCACCGGTGGCGGAGGGTGTTGGTGAAGTCCAGACAGACCCGCCCGCCGTCCCAGATCCACCTGTCGTCCGTTGTCACGCCTTCATTCTGCACGTTAGGTTTAACCCCCTAAGAGGGTTAGTTCATGCCGGGGAGGCGCATCCATGGGACAGCCCACTGTGACCACAGGCGTGACGCAGGTGGACGGGGTCCGCCTGCACTACCTCCGAGCGGGATCCGGTCCTCTGCTCGTCCTGCTCCACGGCTGGCCGCAGACCTCCGACTGCTGGCAGCCGGTGCTGGCGGATCTTGCCGCAGACCACACCGTTGTGGCACCCGACCTGCGTGGCTACGGCCTGAGCGACAAGCCCTCGACCGGATACGACAAGCGGCGGATGGCCGCCGACATGGCGAGCCTCGTCGAAGCACTCGGTTTCGAGACGACCGCCGTCGTGGGTCACGACCGGGGCGCTCGCGTGGGGCACCGCTGGGCGCTGGACCGCCCCGATCAGGTGGAGCGGCTGGCTGTGCTCGACATCGTGCCGACCCGGGAGATGTTCCGCCGGCTGGACGCCTCGCTCGCCTCCGGGTACTGGCACTGGCTGTTCCAGATGCAGCCGGACCTTCCCGAGCGGCTCGTGGGGCACGACGTACGCGGGTATCTCGAGTACTTCTTCGAGCGGTGGACCTATAACCGGCACGGGCTGACACCCGAAGCGGTCGACAGATATGTCCGAGCCTTCTCCCGCCCTGGTGCCATGCGCGCGAGTTTCGACGACTACCGCGCCATGGAGCAGGACGTCGCCCTCGACGACATCGACGCCGCCGAGGGCCGCCGCCTCACCATGCCGGTACTGGCGCTCTGGGGTTCCACAGGGCTGCCCTCCCGCCTGCCGACGCTGGAGATCTGGCGCGCCTACGCGGACGACGTCACCGGAGCAGAAATCCCGGAGTGCGGCCACTTCATCCCGGAAGAGCAACCAGATGCACTGCTGGGCCATTTGCGGTCGTTCCTGGCCCACGAGGCGAGTCGGTGACCCAGCCACCACGACGAGAGCGGCGCCCCTGCGGTTCCACAGTCTCACTGGCCGGCCGGGGCAAGTCGTCCGAGCCGCCTCCCGGACCGAGGGGCGGCCCAGTTGCTTCCGGTCGGGCCGCCACGCAGTCAGATCCGGGCCGAGACCGGGACACCCGCCGAAGCGTCCCCCGCGGCCGCGCTGTCGGATGTGTGCTGCCTGGGCATCCAGGCTCGGCGCGCGGTGAATCTCAGGAAGCCGCGACGTGGGCAGCGCGCAAGGAGGCTTTGTCGATCTTCCCGACCGCGTTCTTCGCTATGGCCTCCACCACGAAGAACTCGGTCGGACGCTTGAAGCCGGTGAGGTTGCGCGCACAGAGCTCCCGCAGGGCCGTCGGATCCACGGTCATGCCTGGTCGCGGCTGTATGTAGGCCACGACCACCTCTCCCCACTTCTCGTCGGGTACGCCGATCACGGCAGCTTCGAGCACCGATGGGTCGCCTGTGAGGACGTCCTCGATTTCCTTGGGGTAGATGTTCTCCCCGCCGCGGATGATCATGTCTTTCGAGCGCCCGACCAGGGTCAGATAGCCCTCGGCGTCGAGGTGACCCACATCGCCCGTGTGCAACCAGCCGTCGACGATGACTCTGGCCGTTTCCTCAGGGCGGCCGAGGTAGCCACGCATGACGTTGGGGCCCTTCACGAGGACCTCACCGTCCGTGCCCGGCCCCACCTCGGTACCTTCGGCGTCGACGATCCGAATCTGCTGGCCGGGGAAGGGAAGTCCCACGGTGCCGGCACGTCGCGGGCCCGCGACGGGGTTGACGGTGGACCCGCAGGTTCCTTCGGACAGGCCGTACCCCTCGACAAGAGGGAACCCGTAGCGGGCTTCGAACCGGTTCAGCAGTTCGGCGGAGGCAGGTGCGGCGCCACAGACTCCGAACCTCAGCGACGATGTGTCGGGCCGCACGTCGTCCGGGAGCGCAGCGAGCATGCCGTAGATCGTCGGCACGGCGCTGAAGAAGGTGGGGCGCTCCTGCTCGACGAGGTCGAAGAAGCTGTGTGGGTCGAACCGGCCGCCCGCGATGACGACGCTCGCCCCCGCGAGAAGAGGCGTGAGAATGCTGACCACGATGCCGTTGACGTGGAAGAGCGGCAGGATCAGCAGGCACCGGTCGGCGGGCCCGATGTCCAGGGACAGGCGGCCCATCTCCGTCATGGCGTCGATGTTGGCGTGGTCCAGCATCACGCCCTTGGGCGTCCCGGTGGTGCCGCTGGTGTATATGAGAAGAGCCAGCGCGGACGAGTCCACATGCGGTGCGTGATCCGAACTCGCCCCTTCCTTATACAGTGCGCCGACGGCGAGTACGGCAGTACCGTCTGTGACGGGTGCCGCGTGGTCTTCGACCACCAGCAGACGCGCACCGGAGTCCTTGACCTGTCGGTCCACCTCGACGTCGGTCATGCTCGGGTTGACCGGCGTGATGGTGGCGCCGATCCGCCAGGCGGCGAACAACAGCAGCACGAACTCGATGCGGTTCGTCAGCTTGAGGGCCACGACATCGCCGGGACCGATGCCGAGGTCCTGGAGCTGAAGCGCTGCGGCACGGACGCGGTCCAGCAACTGGGCGTTGGTGAGTGACTGGCGCCCGTCCGAGACCGCTGCCCCATCGGGGTCGTGAGCGGCGCGGCGGTCGGGCAGTGAAGCGAAGTTCATGGCGGGCGTACCTGTCTCGGTGTTGTGCGGTCCGGTCAAGGAGTCGATGCCGACGCGGGGTGCAACTGCCGAGTGAGGAACTCGACCTGGTCGCGGACCAGGGCCTCGAAGGTCTCGCCGGTGTAGAAGTCGAAGTGGCCGGCGTCGTACCTCTTGATCTCTCCCCGGGGTGCGGTGCGCGCGTACCTGAGGGTCTGGGCGGGAGGCGTGACGGAGTCGGTGTTGCTGACGCAGAAGAGGATCGGCATGGCGACCTTCTTCGCCGCACGCCCGGGCCGGTAGGTGGCGATGGTCGGAATGACCCGTGCCGCCACCTCGTTGCGGAACGTCGTCCCCGCCGGTTGCAGCGCCTGATATCCGGGCAGGGCGTCCGGAGCGTTCATGAGGGCCGGCGAACCGGGGGCGGAGGCGATGGGAACCATCGCGGGTGCCTTGCCGCGCAGTCTGGCCGCCATGTCCCGAGCGACCACGGGGGTCATCCTGAGCGAGGCGACCGGGCCGAGCGCGAGCGCGGAGGCGAGACCATCGGTGAACGGGCACTGGGACACGGCCGCGCGCAGTTCGGGATGCCGAGAGGCGACGGTGATGGCATGGCCTCCGCCGAAGGAGCTGCCCCACACCGCGACGCGGGAGCGGTCGACGTCGGGGCGGCCCTTGACGTAGGCGATGGCGGCGTCCCAGTCGGCGAGCTGACGCTTGATCGACAGGAGCTGGCGCGGGTGGCCGCCGCTGTCGCCGAAGTGCCGGTAGGTGAAGGCCACGGCGGCGATGCCGGCCTGGGCGAAACGCTCGGCGAAGGCGTCCAGGCGCATCTCGCGGGTGGCGCCGAGGCCGTGCCCGAGGATGACGACGGGCGGGGAGGTGACGCCGGTCGGGAGGTAGAGCCATCCGG is part of the Streptomyces puniciscabiei genome and harbors:
- a CDS encoding class I adenylate-forming enzyme family protein codes for the protein MNFASLPDRRAAHDPDGAAVSDGRQSLTNAQLLDRVRAAALQLQDLGIGPGDVVALKLTNRIEFVLLLFAAWRIGATITPVNPSMTDVEVDRQVKDSGARLLVVEDHAAPVTDGTAVLAVGALYKEGASSDHAPHVDSSALALLIYTSGTTGTPKGVMLDHANIDAMTEMGRLSLDIGPADRCLLILPLFHVNGIVVSILTPLLAGASVVIAGGRFDPHSFFDLVEQERPTFFSAVPTIYGMLAALPDDVRPDTSSLRFGVCGAAPASAELLNRFEARYGFPLVEGYGLSEGTCGSTVNPVAGPRRAGTVGLPFPGQQIRIVDAEGTEVGPGTDGEVLVKGPNVMRGYLGRPEETARVIVDGWLHTGDVGHLDAEGYLTLVGRSKDMIIRGGENIYPKEIEDVLTGDPSVLEAAVIGVPDEKWGEVVVAYIQPRPGMTVDPTALRELCARNLTGFKRPTEFFVVEAIAKNAVGKIDKASLRAAHVAAS
- a CDS encoding alpha/beta hydrolase, translating into MTTAHSFTRHDITFPSGDSTCAGWLYLPTGVTSPPVVILGHGLGATREMRLDAFAERFAQAGIAAVAFTYRHFGDSGGHPRQLLSIKRQLADWDAAIAYVKGRPDVDRSRVAVWGSSFGGGHAITVASRHPELRAAVSQCPFTDGLASALALGPVASLRMTPVVARDMAARLRGKAPAMVPIASAPGSPALMNAPDALPGYQALQPAGTTFRNEVAARVIPTIATYRPGRAAKKVAMPILFCVSNTDSVTPPAQTLRYARTAPRGEIKRYDAGHFDFYTGETFEALVRDQVEFLTRQLHPASASTP
- a CDS encoding CGNR zinc finger domain-containing protein; translated protein: MTTDDRWIWDGGRVCLDFTNTLRHRWRPTPGETLRNPGDLTLWLQRAGLLTPGIPDPVDAAVLASGRRLREAVDRAVLAVSDGRLPSSSDVVLLNESAAQVPRPAPQITIKGGHLEPAGTTTMAPDSATALALIAQDAVDLLLSTEIRRVRVCGADTCALRFLDRSPAHNRRWCSMSRCGNRTKVRLHQARARRSERTPAD
- a CDS encoding alpha/beta fold hydrolase, with translation MGQPTVTTGVTQVDGVRLHYLRAGSGPLLVLLHGWPQTSDCWQPVLADLAADHTVVAPDLRGYGLSDKPSTGYDKRRMAADMASLVEALGFETTAVVGHDRGARVGHRWALDRPDQVERLAVLDIVPTREMFRRLDASLASGYWHWLFQMQPDLPERLVGHDVRGYLEYFFERWTYNRHGLTPEAVDRYVRAFSRPGAMRASFDDYRAMEQDVALDDIDAAEGRRLTMPVLALWGSTGLPSRLPTLEIWRAYADDVTGAEIPECGHFIPEEQPDALLGHLRSFLAHEASR